One window from the genome of Eucalyptus grandis isolate ANBG69807.140 chromosome 7, ASM1654582v1, whole genome shotgun sequence encodes:
- the LOC104453614 gene encoding LOW QUALITY PROTEIN: uncharacterized protein LOC104453614 (The sequence of the model RefSeq protein was modified relative to this genomic sequence to represent the inferred CDS: inserted 1 base in 1 codon), protein MENTQSREKREIAEEEEGDNDEEAKTKKTTMTPWEQHSAVISIPRFDYNAPSSLLRRSHSGFLITCTIKREKSATKEAMCLLEKFCGAFAARESTKLELADAKLTAKRRKVCPEESDQEGANGDESGQITDQCCKEDGKLSEDVSSQTKEDISANKSSALSLVKLTGSGLLLFTFPHEDSADTIQIVSDIIDSLGSADSSSPEWCHRIFPIQATCSLNEPDLRTVVQKLVLKFVKDKQSTLASPIKFAVGYNRRGLEEMELKNSKDKPDGSDLLPLLDRRKCFEVVAAAVKDAISDSVVDLKNPEISVLVELLPLAAIPSGSLVAAVSVLPXKMVTTKPRLCVKALAPQAKSKNK, encoded by the exons ATGGAAAACACTCAGagcagagagaagagagaaattgcagaagaagaagaaggcgacAACGATGAAGAAGcgaagacgaagaagacgacgatGACGCCATGGGAGCAGCACTCGGCCGTCATCAGCATCCCGCGCTTCGACTACAACGCCCCCTCTTCCCTCCTTCGGCGCTCCCACTCCGGCTTCCTCATCACCTGCACCATCA AGAGGGAGAAGAGCGCCACCAAGGAAGCCATGTGCCTCCTTGAAAAG TTTTGCGGGGCATTTGCTGCTAGGGAGAGTACTAAGTTGGAGTTGGCTGATGCAAAATTGACTGCTAAGAGAAGGAAAGTATGTCCTGAGGAATCAGATCAGGAAGGTGCCAATGGTGACGAGAGTGGGCAGATAACTGATCAGTGTTGTAAAGAGGATG GTAAGCTTTCAGAAGATGTGTCTTCTCAAACAAAGGAAGACATCAGTGCAAATAAATCTTCAGCTCTTTCATTAGTCAAGTTGACAGGGAGTGGTTTGCTCCTCTTTACGTTCCCCCATGAGGATTCAGCCGACACCATTCAAATTGTGTCTGATATTATTGATTCCCTGGGATCTGCAGATTCGAGTTCCCCAGA GTGGTGTCATCGAATTTTTCCTATCCAAGCTACATGCAGTTTGAATGAGCCAGACCTAAGGACTGTTGTTCAAAAGCTTGTTCTTAAGTTTGTGAAGGATAAGCAAAGTACACTTGCATCACCAATAAAG TTTGCAGTTGGATATAATAGAAGAGGTCTTGAAGAGATGGAGCTGAAGAATTCAAAAGATAAACCTGATGGTTCTGATCTATTACCTTTGTTGGACCGCCGCAAATGCTTTGAAGTCGTAGCTGCAGCAGTTAAGGATGCTATATCAGATTCAGTTGTAGATCTTAAAAACCCTGAG ATTTCTGTTCTGGTGGAGCTCCTACCCCTTGCAGCCATTCCAAGTGGGTCACTGGTGGCCGCTGTATCAGTGCTTC CCAAAATGGTCACTACAAAGCCACGGCTGTGTGTCAAGGCGTTGGCTCCTCAGGCTAAGTCAAAGAATAAGTAA
- the LOC120296417 gene encoding uncharacterized protein LOC120296417 — MFLGRERREEGEEGEEEDEDEEAKTKKTTMKPWEQHSGREKSATKEAMCLLEKCFGTSAARESNNLELADAKLTAERRKVCPEELDQDGADGAECGHSADEYWNENEGKLSEDVSSQTKEDMRANQSRALSLVD; from the exons ATGTTTTTGggcagagagagaagagaagaaggagaagaaggagaagaagaagacgaggatGAAGAAGCGAAGACAAAGAAGACGACGATGAAGCCATGGGAACAGCACTCCGGGAGGGAGAAGAGCGCCACCAAAGAAGCCATGTGCCTCCTTGAAAAG TGTTTTGGGACATCTGCTGCTAGGGAGAGTAATAACTTGGAGCTGGCTGATGCAAAGCTGACTGCTGAGAGAAGGAAAGTATGTCCCGAGGAATTGGATCAGGACGGTGCTGATGGTGCCGAGTGTGGGCATTCAGCCGATGAATATTGGAATGAGAATG AAGGTAAGCTCTCAGAAGATGTATCTTCCCAAACAAAGGAAGACATGCGTGCGAATCAATCTCGAGCTCTTTCATTAGTTGATTGA
- the LOC104453615 gene encoding putative Myb family transcription factor At1g14600 yields MGGVRQYIRSKAPRLRWTPELHRCFVHAVHLLGGHHKATPKMVLQLMDVRGLTISHVKSHLQMYRSMRNDLNRQQERSHSSAGRKRPSFEDDEPDGCIIVEQPEPSDGNVLHSSSKSIKEDSLESDSRLSMHCVCDLLQHRVEMTAATNLVATSCTDLQMMIKPEYYAVAQSDFLQRAKPEDVQEQMLRKNTKRTGMRRSDVGKLKDVDGCGCELSLSLSLPMNIQPSFQGSNAFSESGISEAISSTSSPKPSSYSSFEEPCVNLDLSIAHCGA; encoded by the exons ATGGGGGGAGTGAGGCAGTACATAAGATCAAAGGCACCACGGCTGAGATGGACTCCAGAGCTTCACCGCTGCTTTGTGCATGCTGTCCACCTTCTCGGCGGTCATCACA AGGCCACACCCAAGATGGTTCTTCAGCTCATGGACGTCAGGGGTCTGACCATTTCCCACGTTAAGAGCCATCTCCAG ATGTACAGGAGCATGAGAAATGACTTGAACAGACAGCAAG AGAGGAGTCATAGCAGTGCTGGACGAAAAAGACCATCTTTTGAAGATGATGAACCTGATGGGTGCATAATAGTTGAACAACCCGAACCCAGCGACGGAAACGTTCTTCACTCATCCTCGAAATCGATTAAGGAAGACTCATTGGAATCAGATTCTCGGTTGTCCATGCACTGTGTCTGTGATTTGCTCCAGCATAGAGTCGAGATGACGGCGGCGACAAATTTGGTGGCGACTTCATGCACTGATCTGCAGATGATGATCAAGCCTGAGTACTATGCAGTGGCACAATCTGATTTTCTCCAG AGAGCGAAACCAGAAGATGTTCAAGAGCAAATGCTGCGAAAGAACACGAAACGAACAGGCATGAGGAGAAGTGATGTCGGAAAACTCAAAGACGTCGACGGCTGTGGCTGCGAGTTGTCGCTGTCGCTGTCGCTTCCAATGAATATTCAACCTTCCTTCCAGGGAAGTAATGCGTTTTCAGAGAGCGGGATCAGCGAAGCAATATCGTCGACCTCTTCCCCGAAACCGTCCTCatactcatcctttgaagagcCTTGTGTCAACTTAGATCTATCCATCGCTCATTGCGGCGCATAA